Proteins co-encoded in one Thamnophis elegans isolate rThaEle1 chromosome 1, rThaEle1.pri, whole genome shotgun sequence genomic window:
- the TMEM229B gene encoding transmembrane protein 229B isoform X2 produces the protein MPMYVEESRQSSCWGLCGRMAAAEPLTAFSRWYLYAIHGYFCEVMFTAAWEFVVNFNWKFPGVTSVWALFIYGTSILIVEKMYLYLKDKCNILVRCLIYTLWTYLWEFTTGFILRQFNACPWDYSQFDLNFMGLITLEYAIPWFCAAFIMEQLVIRNTLRLRFDENAEPGVPTSVATLANGHVKTN, from the coding sequence AGTTCCTGCTGGGGACTGTGTGGCAGGATGGCAGCTGCAGAACCTTTGACTGCTTTCTCCCGTTGGTACCTATATGCCATTCATGGCTACTTCTGCGAGGTGATGTTCACAGCTGCTTGGGAGTTTGTAGTCAACTTTAACTGGAAGTTCCCAGGTGTCACCAGTGTATGGGCACTCTTCATCTATGGGACATCCATCCTCATTGTAGAAAAGATGTATCTGTACCTGAAGGATAAGTGTAACATACTAGTGCGCTGCCTGATTTACACTCTATGGACGTATCTTTGGGAGTTCACAACTGGCTTCATTCTGCGCCAGTTTAATGCCTGCCCATGGGACTATTCACAGTTTGACTTGAACTTCATGGGCCTCATAACCCTGGAGTATGCCATCCCATGGTTCTGTGCAGCATTTATCATGGAACAGCTAGTCATCAGGAACACCCTGCGTTTGCGTTTTGATGAGAATGCTGAACCAGGTGTACCCACGTCTGTTGCAACCTTggccaatggtcatgtgaaaactAACTGA